One genomic region from Oncorhynchus keta strain PuntledgeMale-10-30-2019 chromosome 33, Oket_V2, whole genome shotgun sequence encodes:
- the LOC118378801 gene encoding protein mono-ADP-ribosyltransferase PARP12-like isoform X3, which translates to MSLRGFGNSYLEYEEEEEEEEEENYEQSTSSQSASARGSHVEWQLYEGERWLSIGNDHVIETHYCQPGAKGMNIFPSHMGQVYIDFDQIEAQNAAMRVRRLTFLPQGQSEDIGWYFKDNMIWREYGSLGPGQGLSSVSSGDVERQYILRPQGTFHFTVGSTSYTLDFTAMTQTNSATRVQRNVRRRPKFNSVVSGNGSLSIAQSAPTVIASPPPSAGYTWEFMGEEGVWIEYQTPVRKGEGDSHGKAAHHMWLFPELLTGECWD; encoded by the exons A TGTCATTACGTGGGTTTGGCAATAGTTATCTG GaatatgaggaggaggaagaggaggaggaggaagagaactaTGAGCAGAGCACGTCTAGTCAGTCTGCCTCAG CCAGGGGGAGCCACGTTGAGTGGCAGCTGTATGAAGGAGAGAGATGGCTTAGTATTGGCAATGACCATGTGATCGAGACCCACTACTGCCAGCCTGGGGCCAAAGGAATGAACATCTTCCCATCACACATGGG GCAGGTCTATATAGATTTTGATCAGATTGAGGCTCAAAATGCTGCCATGAGGGTACGGCGACTCACGTTCCTACCTCAGGGTCAAAGTGAAGACATCGGGTGGTATTTCAAAGACAATATGATATGGCGTGAATACGGTTCTTTG GGTCCAGGTCAGGGCTTGTCCTCAGTCAGTAGTGGTGATGTGGAACGACAGTACATCCTCAGACCTCAGGGGACCTTCCACTTCACTGTGGGGAGCACCAGCTACACCTTAGACTTCACAG CTATGACACAGACCAATTCAGCCACCCGGGTACAGAGAAACGTCCGGCGGCGTCCAAAGTTCAACTCCGTCGTCTCAGGGAATGGCAG CTTGTCCATTGCCCAATCAGCCCCCACTGTAATtgcctcaccacctccctctgcTGGCTACACCTGGGAGTTCATGGGTGAGGAGGGAGTGTGGATAGAATACCAGACTCCA gtgagaaagggggagggagacagtcaTGGTAAAGCAGCACATCATATGTGGCTATTTCCAGAGTTGCTCACTGGAGAGTGCTGGGATTGA
- the LOC118378801 gene encoding protein mono-ADP-ribosyltransferase PARP12-like isoform X1: protein MSLRGFGNSYLEYEEEEEEEEEENYEQSTSSQSASARGSHVEWQLYEGERWLSIGNDHVIETHYCQPGAKGMNIFPSHMGQVYIDFDQIEAQNAAMRVRRLTFLPQGQSEDIGWYFKDNMIWREYGSLGPGQGLSSVSSGDVERQYILRPQGTFHFTVGSTSYTLDFTAMTQTNSATRVQRNVRRRPKFNSVVSGNGSLSIAQSAPTVIASPPPSAGYTWEFMGEEGVWIEYQTPSCSLESAGIERRYQKNPKGQIRFKAGRYSYTLDFSGPTDLNTGVP from the exons A TGTCATTACGTGGGTTTGGCAATAGTTATCTG GaatatgaggaggaggaagaggaggaggaggaagagaactaTGAGCAGAGCACGTCTAGTCAGTCTGCCTCAG CCAGGGGGAGCCACGTTGAGTGGCAGCTGTATGAAGGAGAGAGATGGCTTAGTATTGGCAATGACCATGTGATCGAGACCCACTACTGCCAGCCTGGGGCCAAAGGAATGAACATCTTCCCATCACACATGGG GCAGGTCTATATAGATTTTGATCAGATTGAGGCTCAAAATGCTGCCATGAGGGTACGGCGACTCACGTTCCTACCTCAGGGTCAAAGTGAAGACATCGGGTGGTATTTCAAAGACAATATGATATGGCGTGAATACGGTTCTTTG GGTCCAGGTCAGGGCTTGTCCTCAGTCAGTAGTGGTGATGTGGAACGACAGTACATCCTCAGACCTCAGGGGACCTTCCACTTCACTGTGGGGAGCACCAGCTACACCTTAGACTTCACAG CTATGACACAGACCAATTCAGCCACCCGGGTACAGAGAAACGTCCGGCGGCGTCCAAAGTTCAACTCCGTCGTCTCAGGGAATGGCAG CTTGTCCATTGCCCAATCAGCCCCCACTGTAATtgcctcaccacctccctctgcTGGCTACACCTGGGAGTTCATGGGTGAGGAGGGAGTGTGGATAGAATACCAGACTCCA AGTTGCTCACTGGAGAGTGCTGGGATTGAGAGACGCTACCAGAAGAACCCTAAGGGACAGATACGCTTCAAAGCTGGGAGATATTCCTACACCCTCGACTTCTCAGGTCCGACTGACTTAAATACTGGTGTACCATAA
- the LOC118378801 gene encoding protein mono-ADP-ribosyltransferase PARP12-like isoform X4 has protein sequence MSLRGFGNSYLEYEEEEEEEEEENYEQSTSSQSASARGSHVEWQLYEGERWLSIGNDHVIETHYCQPGAKGMNIFPSHMGQVYIDFDQIEAQNAAMRVRRLTFLPQGQSEDIGWYFKDNMIWREYGSLGPGQGLSSVSSGDVERQYILRPQGTFHFTVGSTSYTLDFTAMTQTNSATRVQRNVRRRPKFNSVVSGNGRYEVSSTALFHLDPWSLPLGKGLR, from the exons A TGTCATTACGTGGGTTTGGCAATAGTTATCTG GaatatgaggaggaggaagaggaggaggaggaagagaactaTGAGCAGAGCACGTCTAGTCAGTCTGCCTCAG CCAGGGGGAGCCACGTTGAGTGGCAGCTGTATGAAGGAGAGAGATGGCTTAGTATTGGCAATGACCATGTGATCGAGACCCACTACTGCCAGCCTGGGGCCAAAGGAATGAACATCTTCCCATCACACATGGG GCAGGTCTATATAGATTTTGATCAGATTGAGGCTCAAAATGCTGCCATGAGGGTACGGCGACTCACGTTCCTACCTCAGGGTCAAAGTGAAGACATCGGGTGGTATTTCAAAGACAATATGATATGGCGTGAATACGGTTCTTTG GGTCCAGGTCAGGGCTTGTCCTCAGTCAGTAGTGGTGATGTGGAACGACAGTACATCCTCAGACCTCAGGGGACCTTCCACTTCACTGTGGGGAGCACCAGCTACACCTTAGACTTCACAG CTATGACACAGACCAATTCAGCCACCCGGGTACAGAGAAACGTCCGGCGGCGTCCAAAGTTCAACTCCGTCGTCTCAGGGAATGGCAGGTATGAGGTTTCATCCACAGCCTTATTCCATTTAGACCCCTGGTCTCTTCCCCTAGGAAAGGGCCTACGGTGA
- the LOC118378801 gene encoding protein mono-ADP-ribosyltransferase PARP12-like isoform X2, with amino-acid sequence MSLRGFGNSYLEYEEEEEEEEEENYEQSTSSQSASARGSHVEWQLYEGERWLSIGNDHVIETHYCQPGAKGMNIFPSHMGQVYIDFDQIEAQNAAMRVRRLTFLPQGQSEDIGWYFKDNMIWREYGSLGPGQGLSSVSSGDVERQYILRPQGTFHFTVGSTSYTLDFTAMTQTNSATRVQRNVRRRPKFNSVVSGNGSLSIAQSAPTVIASPPPSAGYTWEFMGEEGVWIEYQTPSCSLESAGIERRYQKNPKGQIRFKAGRYSYTLDFSGM; translated from the exons A TGTCATTACGTGGGTTTGGCAATAGTTATCTG GaatatgaggaggaggaagaggaggaggaggaagagaactaTGAGCAGAGCACGTCTAGTCAGTCTGCCTCAG CCAGGGGGAGCCACGTTGAGTGGCAGCTGTATGAAGGAGAGAGATGGCTTAGTATTGGCAATGACCATGTGATCGAGACCCACTACTGCCAGCCTGGGGCCAAAGGAATGAACATCTTCCCATCACACATGGG GCAGGTCTATATAGATTTTGATCAGATTGAGGCTCAAAATGCTGCCATGAGGGTACGGCGACTCACGTTCCTACCTCAGGGTCAAAGTGAAGACATCGGGTGGTATTTCAAAGACAATATGATATGGCGTGAATACGGTTCTTTG GGTCCAGGTCAGGGCTTGTCCTCAGTCAGTAGTGGTGATGTGGAACGACAGTACATCCTCAGACCTCAGGGGACCTTCCACTTCACTGTGGGGAGCACCAGCTACACCTTAGACTTCACAG CTATGACACAGACCAATTCAGCCACCCGGGTACAGAGAAACGTCCGGCGGCGTCCAAAGTTCAACTCCGTCGTCTCAGGGAATGGCAG CTTGTCCATTGCCCAATCAGCCCCCACTGTAATtgcctcaccacctccctctgcTGGCTACACCTGGGAGTTCATGGGTGAGGAGGGAGTGTGGATAGAATACCAGACTCCA AGTTGCTCACTGGAGAGTGCTGGGATTGAGAGACGCTACCAGAAGAACCCTAAGGGACAGATACGCTTCAAAGCTGGGAGATATTCCTACACCCTCGACTTCTCAG GCATGTGA